A window of the Roseburia sp. 831b genome harbors these coding sequences:
- a CDS encoding sensor histidine kinase, translated as MKKRLNQRFVIIAATAIVVTAVCAMFLFFHFLTEQIYEDLRANAHVIETFEPEQLEQKLNYDLSEDGLRITIVASDGSVDYDSAQDAATMENHAKRPEIKEALQNGEGTSMRRSKTSSVHTFYYATKMDNGEVLRIGKESGSIYRYLTSLLILIVIISILILLVCIWFSHILTRRLVEPIEKLADNLVMVDDSAVYEEMRPFISTIKKQHMDILNHARMRQEFTANVSHELKTPLTAISGYAELIESGMTNEEDTRHFAGEIHQSAERLQVLINDTIKLSELDDSNLELELEPVDLYECAKKCLESLKIPASKNEVELIQEGTSVPMSANKTLIDELLYNLCSNAIRYNKKGGKVTVTTAVEDGRPMLLVADTGIGIPKEHQSRVFERFYRVDKSRSKSTGGTGLGLAIVKHIVAQHGAQISLTSEEGVGTEVKVVF; from the coding sequence ATGAAAAAAAGACTAAACCAAAGATTTGTCATCATAGCTGCAACTGCAATTGTAGTTACGGCGGTGTGTGCGATGTTTCTGTTTTTTCATTTTCTGACGGAACAGATTTATGAAGATTTAAGGGCGAATGCGCATGTAATTGAGACGTTCGAGCCAGAACAGCTTGAGCAGAAACTGAATTATGATTTGAGTGAAGATGGACTGCGCATCACGATTGTAGCATCGGACGGAAGTGTTGACTATGACAGTGCCCAGGATGCTGCAACGATGGAAAATCACGCCAAAAGACCAGAGATTAAGGAGGCGTTGCAAAACGGTGAGGGAACTTCCATGCGCCGCTCAAAGACTTCTTCCGTGCATACATTTTACTATGCGACGAAAATGGATAACGGCGAGGTACTTCGAATCGGAAAAGAAAGCGGAAGCATTTACCGTTATCTGACAAGCTTGCTGATTTTGATTGTGATTATAAGTATTCTGATTTTGCTGGTATGTATCTGGTTTTCCCATATCCTGACAAGAAGGCTGGTGGAGCCGATTGAAAAGTTAGCAGACAATCTTGTTATGGTAGACGACAGTGCAGTCTATGAGGAGATGCGCCCGTTTATTTCCACCATCAAAAAGCAGCATATGGATATTTTAAATCATGCGAGAATGCGCCAGGAATTTACCGCCAATGTATCGCATGAGCTAAAAACGCCGCTTACGGCAATTTCCGGTTATGCGGAACTGATTGAAAGCGGGATGACGAATGAGGAGGACACCAGACATTTTGCAGGAGAGATTCATCAAAGTGCAGAACGTCTTCAGGTGTTAATCAATGATACGATTAAGCTTTCTGAGTTAGACGACTCTAACTTAGAGCTGGAGTTAGAGCCGGTTGATTTGTATGAATGTGCAAAAAAATGCTTAGAATCGCTTAAGATTCCGGCTTCCAAAAATGAGGTTGAACTGATACAAGAGGGTACCTCCGTGCCAATGAGTGCAAATAAGACGTTGATTGACGAGCTTTTATACAACCTTTGCAGCAACGCCATACGCTATAACAAAAAAGGTGGAAAGGTGACGGTGACGACGGCGGTTGAGGACGGCAGACCAATGCTTTTGGTGGCAGATACCGGAATCGGAATTCCAAAAGAACATCAGAGCCGTGTGTTTGAACGCTTTTACCGGGTGGATAAGAGCCGTTCGAAATCGACCGGAGGAACCGGACTTGGTCTTGCGATTGTCAAACATATCGTGGCGCAGCACGGAGCCCAGATTAGCTTGACGAGTGAAGAGGGCGTGGGAACCGAAGTAAAAGTAGTGTTCTAG
- the pstC gene encoding phosphate ABC transporter permease subunit PstC, whose protein sequence is MKRNSIKEKLMEIVFLLTAVVSIVAVGLICFFLFINGFPAFKEIGVWKFLSGTKWKPTNGIFGIFPMILGSIYVTGGALIIGVPIGILMAIFLARFCPKKLYKILKPVVDLLAGIPSIVYGFFGLIVLVPFIREHFKGDGNSILTASILLGIMILPTIIGVSESAIRAVENTYYEGALALGATHERSVFTVIVPAAKSGIMAAVVLGIGRAIGETMAVMMVAGNQARVPDSIFKGVRTLTTNIVMEMGYATDLHRQALIATGVVLFVFILIINISFSVLKRRGKEGN, encoded by the coding sequence ATGAAACGAAACAGTATAAAAGAAAAATTAATGGAAATTGTCTTTCTATTGACAGCTGTAGTTTCCATTGTGGCAGTAGGATTAATTTGTTTCTTCCTATTTATAAATGGATTCCCGGCATTCAAAGAAATTGGTGTCTGGAAGTTCCTGTCGGGAACAAAATGGAAACCAACAAATGGTATCTTTGGAATTTTTCCAATGATTTTAGGAAGCATTTACGTGACAGGCGGTGCGTTGATCATCGGTGTTCCGATTGGGATTTTGATGGCAATCTTTTTAGCACGTTTTTGTCCGAAAAAACTGTATAAAATTTTGAAACCGGTCGTAGATCTTTTGGCAGGAATTCCATCCATTGTATATGGATTCTTTGGATTGATTGTGTTAGTACCGTTCATCAGAGAACATTTCAAAGGAGATGGAAACAGCATTTTAACGGCCTCTATTCTGCTTGGAATCATGATTCTTCCAACCATTATCGGAGTGTCGGAATCCGCAATCCGCGCCGTAGAAAATACCTATTACGAAGGTGCACTTGCATTAGGAGCAACGCATGAGAGAAGCGTTTTCACCGTCATTGTTCCGGCAGCAAAATCAGGAATTATGGCAGCGGTTGTGCTTGGCATCGGACGTGCAATCGGTGAGACGATGGCAGTTATGATGGTAGCCGGAAACCAGGCGCGTGTGCCGGACAGCATTTTCAAGGGAGTTCGAACTCTAACTACAAACATAGTTATGGAAATGGGATATGCGACAGATTTACATAGACAGGCGTTGATTGCAACCGGTGTTGTGCTCTTTGTCTTTATTTTAATCATTAATATTTCATTCTCTGTTTTAAAAAGAAGAGGAAAGGAGGGAAATTAA
- the phoU gene encoding phosphate signaling complex protein PhoU: MRNRFDRQLAELNNELIEMGSLIEQAIEMGISALVKQDVEKAKKAIAFDNEIDHQEKEIENLCMKLLLQQQPVAKDLRLISAALKMITDMERIGDHAADISEMTILMADATYDAASLDMSVIKEMAKETTNMVIKSVEAFVNKDLDLARYVLGRDDIVDDLFIQFKHHLIQMINENVKNGEQATDMLMVAKYFERIGDHATNIAEWVIYSITGEHED; the protein is encoded by the coding sequence ATGAGAAATCGATTTGACAGACAGCTCGCAGAGCTGAACAATGAATTGATTGAGATGGGAAGTCTGATTGAACAGGCGATTGAGATGGGAATTTCCGCACTGGTAAAGCAGGATGTGGAAAAGGCAAAGAAAGCAATCGCATTTGACAATGAGATTGACCATCAGGAAAAAGAGATTGAAAATCTTTGCATGAAACTGCTGTTGCAGCAGCAGCCGGTTGCAAAAGACCTTCGTCTGATTTCCGCAGCATTAAAAATGATTACTGACATGGAGCGAATCGGCGACCATGCGGCTGATATTTCAGAGATGACGATTCTGATGGCAGATGCAACCTACGATGCAGCAAGCCTTGATATGAGTGTCATCAAGGAAATGGCAAAAGAGACGACAAACATGGTAATCAAAAGTGTCGAGGCGTTCGTCAACAAGGACTTAGACCTTGCAAGATACGTGCTTGGCCGTGACGATATCGTAGATGATTTGTTCATTCAGTTCAAACATCACTTAATCCAGATGATCAATGAGAATGTCAAAAATGGAGAGCAGGCAACAGATATGTTGATGGTTGCAAAATATTTTGAACGAATCGGTGACCATGCGACCAACATTGCAGAATGGGTCATTTACTCCATTACAGGCGAGCATGAGGACTAA
- the pstA gene encoding phosphate ABC transporter permease PstA: MSVKSGKTKENHAINKVTLKDRLSAYRKHPGSFLLLILVLLAAVLTVGVLFYLVGYILIHGIPYLSPKLFAWEYNSENVSMLPAMINTLTMTFFALLLSVPFGVGAAIYLVEYAKKGNKLVNIVRVTAETLSGIPSIIYGLFGMLFFVTALKWGYSMIAGAATLAIMVLPTVMRTTEEALLCVPDSFREGSFGLGAGKLRTIFKIVLPAAVPGILSGIILAIGRIVGETAALIYTSGTVANVAGLLDSGRTLSVHMYSLSREGMHTNEANATAVVLLIIVFLINGLSSLIAKKFEAPRQ; the protein is encoded by the coding sequence ATGTCAGTGAAAAGTGGAAAAACAAAAGAAAATCATGCAATTAATAAAGTGACATTAAAAGATCGTTTGTCTGCATACCGCAAACATCCGGGTTCCTTCCTTCTTTTAATATTGGTACTGCTCGCAGCAGTATTGACCGTTGGCGTGTTATTTTACCTGGTCGGTTATATTTTGATTCATGGAATTCCATACCTTTCACCGAAGCTTTTTGCATGGGAATACAATTCCGAAAACGTATCCATGCTGCCGGCGATGATTAATACATTGACGATGACATTCTTTGCGTTGCTTCTCTCTGTTCCATTTGGTGTCGGAGCAGCAATTTACCTCGTGGAATATGCAAAAAAGGGAAACAAGTTAGTCAACATTGTGCGTGTCACAGCAGAAACACTTTCCGGTATACCATCTATCATCTACGGATTGTTCGGAATGTTGTTCTTCGTAACAGCCTTAAAGTGGGGCTATTCCATGATTGCAGGTGCAGCAACGCTCGCCATTATGGTATTGCCAACCGTGATGAGGACAACCGAGGAAGCACTTCTTTGTGTGCCAGATTCTTTCCGGGAAGGAAGTTTTGGACTTGGAGCCGGAAAACTTCGTACCATTTTTAAAATTGTACTTCCGGCAGCCGTTCCGGGAATTCTCTCCGGTATCATTCTTGCAATCGGACGTATTGTAGGAGAGACAGCAGCATTGATTTACACATCAGGAACCGTCGCAAATGTTGCGGGTCTTTTGGATTCCGGTAGAACGTTATCCGTACATATGTACTCTCTTTCCAGAGAGGGTATGCATACGAATGAAGCAAATGCAACCGCAGTGGTATTACTGATTATCGTATTCCTGATTAATGGTCTGTCTTCTTTGATTGCAAAGAAGTTTGAGGCACCAAGGCAGTAA
- the pstB gene encoding phosphate ABC transporter ATP-binding protein PstB: MSEKFKISNLDLYYSDFHALKGINMSIPSNEITAFIGSSGCGKSTFLKSLNRMNDLVEGCRITGEVLLDGEDIYKGMDVNLLRKRVGMVFQKPNPFPMSIYDNIAYGPRTHGIRSKAKLDEIVEKSLRDAAIWDEVKDRLKKSALGMSGGQQQRLCIARALAVEPEVILMDEPTSALDPISTSKIEDLAIELKKKYTIIMVTHNMQQAVRVSDQTVFFLLGEVIESGKTEKLFSIPQDKRTEDYITGRFG, translated from the coding sequence ATGTCAGAGAAATTTAAAATATCAAACTTAGATCTCTATTATAGTGATTTTCATGCGCTAAAAGGAATCAACATGAGTATTCCATCCAATGAGATTACAGCGTTTATCGGATCATCCGGCTGCGGAAAGTCCACATTTTTAAAAAGTTTAAACCGTATGAATGATTTGGTTGAAGGATGCCGCATCACAGGCGAAGTACTTTTGGATGGCGAGGACATTTACAAAGGAATGGATGTTAACCTTCTTCGAAAAAGAGTCGGCATGGTATTCCAGAAACCGAACCCATTCCCAATGAGCATTTACGATAATATTGCCTACGGTCCAAGAACACACGGAATCCGTTCCAAGGCAAAACTGGATGAAATTGTAGAAAAATCACTTCGTGATGCCGCTATCTGGGATGAGGTGAAGGATCGTTTGAAAAAGAGTGCGCTTGGAATGTCCGGTGGACAGCAGCAGCGTCTTTGTATTGCGAGAGCGCTTGCAGTAGAACCGGAAGTGATTCTGATGGATGAGCCGACATCCGCACTTGACCCGATTTCAACTTCGAAAATCGAGGATCTGGCAATTGAGCTTAAGAAAAAATATACCATCATTATGGTAACGCACAACATGCAGCAGGCAGTCCGTGTGTCCGACCAGACCGTCTTTTTCCTGTTAGGAGAGGTAATCGAGAGTGGAAAGACAGAGAAGCTGTTCTCCATTCCACAGGATAAACGGACAGAAGATTATATTACAGGTCGTTTTGGTTGA
- a CDS encoding sugar O-acetyltransferase, giving the protein MYQNISDWDRMIAGKLYNAGSADIVKQHLAGMSRCDRFNRIPVKRTKSKQRALEKLIPSAKGKELGVFAPFYCEYGVNIFVGKGCFVNYNCTFLDVAPITLGNGVWIGANVTLATPNHPFLSEERLPADYPDGNHDLEYSAPITIEDGCWICSSVTICGGVTIGKNSIVAAGAVVNRDVPPNSIVAGVPAKVLREIDENDRMHVWDTYVKNEMPLSARKGRVKKRKFFHASFLLWIQQ; this is encoded by the coding sequence ATGTATCAGAATATAAGTGATTGGGACCGTATGATAGCCGGAAAGCTTTACAATGCAGGCAGTGCAGATATTGTAAAGCAGCATCTAGCCGGAATGTCCCGCTGTGACCGGTTTAATCGAATTCCTGTAAAGCGTACGAAATCAAAGCAGCGTGCTTTGGAAAAATTGATACCGTCCGCTAAAGGAAAAGAACTGGGGGTTTTTGCGCCATTTTACTGTGAATATGGCGTCAATATCTTTGTAGGTAAGGGGTGTTTTGTTAACTACAATTGTACTTTTCTTGATGTGGCACCGATTACGCTTGGAAATGGTGTCTGGATTGGCGCTAACGTAACGCTTGCAACCCCGAACCATCCGTTTCTCTCCGAGGAACGTCTTCCTGCCGATTACCCGGACGGTAATCACGATTTGGAGTATTCCGCTCCTATCACCATCGAAGATGGCTGCTGGATTTGTTCGAGTGTCACAATTTGTGGTGGCGTCACCATTGGAAAAAACAGCATCGTAGCCGCTGGTGCGGTCGTAAACCGCGATGTTCCACCAAACAGTATTGTGGCCGGTGTTCCAGCAAAAGTGCTTCGCGAAATTGACGAGAATGACCGCATGCATGTGTGGGATACTTATGTAAAAAATGAAATGCCTCTTTCGGCAAGAAAAGGGCGTGTGAAAAAACGAAAGTTTTTTCATGCGTCCTTTTTATTATGGATACAACAGTAG
- a CDS encoding Na/Pi cotransporter family protein, which produces MDIFGILTLVGGLALFLYGMSVMGAGLEKMSGGKLERILEQLTSNPLKAVLLGAGVTAVIQSSSATTVMVVGFVNSGIMKLSQAIGIIMGANVGTTVTSWLLSLTGIQSSSVWISLLKPSSFSPVLAMIGVILYMSGKSDKKKDIGEILVGFAVLMFGMETMSGAVEPLADVPEFTNLLLMFNNPILGILAGAALTAIIQSSSASVGILQALSVTGGFTYGSVIPIILGQNIGTCVTAMISAIGANKGAKRTAFVHLYFNLIGTVIFLTLFYLGNAIFNFAFTSEVVGVTGIALVHSVFNLFTTVVLLPFTKGLEKLAYLTIPETEEEKKQSNDVFDVLDDRFLTSPAFGIEQCRTLVVQMAQLTRDSFLQAMDVLASYDENKAQEVAEKETRVDTYDDKVSAYLTRLSSENLSYEDSLRVTTLMHCITDFERISDHALNVVESAKQMKKDDSAFSKKAREEMKVYCAAIEDILTRTTKAFETNDETLARTVEPLEEVIDRLNKKVKKHHMKRLRKGKCTIELGLVLSDVAMNFERVADHCSNIAVCLIQLRDTQVEQHSFTEQLGEEESEQFALQVKAFKKKYDL; this is translated from the coding sequence ATGGATATTTTTGGAATACTGACACTTGTAGGTGGACTTGCGCTGTTTCTATATGGAATGAGCGTGATGGGTGCTGGACTTGAGAAAATGTCAGGAGGAAAGCTAGAGCGTATTCTAGAGCAGCTTACTTCGAACCCGCTCAAGGCAGTATTGCTTGGAGCAGGTGTAACCGCGGTGATTCAGTCATCATCTGCGACAACGGTTATGGTAGTTGGTTTTGTAAATTCCGGCATCATGAAATTGTCACAGGCGATTGGAATTATTATGGGTGCCAATGTTGGTACAACCGTAACGTCATGGTTGTTAAGCCTTACCGGTATTCAAAGCAGCAGTGTATGGATTAGTCTGTTGAAGCCATCCTCTTTTTCTCCGGTTTTGGCGATGATTGGTGTCATCCTATATATGTCCGGCAAAAGCGACAAGAAAAAGGATATCGGTGAGATTTTAGTCGGTTTTGCTGTCTTGATGTTTGGTATGGAGACGATGAGTGGAGCGGTAGAGCCTCTTGCAGATGTACCGGAATTCACGAACCTGTTATTAATGTTCAATAACCCAATTTTAGGTATTCTGGCAGGTGCCGCATTAACCGCCATCATCCAGAGTTCCTCAGCATCCGTTGGTATCTTGCAGGCATTGTCCGTGACAGGCGGATTCACATACGGATCTGTCATTCCGATTATTTTAGGACAGAACATCGGAACCTGTGTGACAGCGATGATTTCCGCAATCGGTGCAAATAAAGGAGCAAAGCGTACAGCATTTGTACATTTATATTTTAACCTGATTGGTACGGTTATTTTCCTGACCTTATTCTACTTAGGAAATGCCATTTTTAATTTCGCATTTACCAGCGAAGTGGTCGGTGTGACCGGAATCGCATTGGTTCATAGTGTATTTAACTTATTTACAACCGTAGTTTTATTGCCGTTTACAAAGGGACTCGAAAAATTAGCTTACTTGACGATTCCAGAGACCGAAGAAGAAAAGAAACAGTCGAACGATGTATTTGATGTGTTAGATGACAGATTCCTGACATCACCGGCGTTTGGAATTGAACAGTGCCGCACACTGGTGGTGCAGATGGCACAGCTAACCAGGGACAGTTTTTTACAGGCGATGGACGTGCTTGCTTCCTACGATGAAAATAAGGCACAGGAGGTTGCAGAAAAAGAGACAAGGGTGGATACTTATGATGATAAGGTAAGTGCCTACCTGACAAGATTAAGCAGCGAAAATCTTTCTTACGAGGACAGTCTGCGTGTGACAACACTGATGCACTGTATCACAGATTTTGAGCGTATTTCCGACCATGCCTTAAATGTGGTGGAAAGCGCAAAACAGATGAAAAAGGACGACAGCGCTTTTTCGAAGAAGGCAAGAGAAGAAATGAAAGTGTACTGTGCTGCAATTGAGGACATCCTGACCCGCACGACAAAGGCATTTGAGACAAATGATGAGACACTTGCGCGTACCGTTGAACCGCTTGAGGAAGTCATTGACCGTCTGAATAAGAAAGTGAAAAAGCATCATATGAAACGTCTCCGCAAAGGAAAATGTACGATTGAACTTGGTCTGGTGTTGTCGGATGTTGCAATGAATTTTGAGAGAGTGGCAGACCATTGTTCCAATATTGCGGTATGTCTGATTCAGCTTCGGGATACGCAGGTTGAGCAGCATAGTTTTACGGAGCAGCTTGGAGAGGAGGAGTCTGAGCAGTTTGCCCTGCAGGTAAAAGCATTCAAAAAGAAATATGATTTATAA
- a CDS encoding response regulator transcription factor translates to MADIFVVEDDVNIREIERYALKNSGYEVEEFECGATLFERLEQKVPDLMILDIMLPGEDGLEILTKVRANERTAQVPIIMVTAKTSELDKVKGLDLGADDYLTKPFGVMELISRVRALLRRAQAKPQVASKLTYGDIVVDNDRHAAYVCGEVCELTYKEFELLKYLILNKGIVLSRNKIMDQVWGFDYEGESRTVDMHIKTLRQKLGESGSCIKTVRNVGYMIS, encoded by the coding sequence GTGGCAGATATTTTTGTGGTAGAGGATGATGTCAACATCCGGGAGATAGAGCGCTACGCATTGAAGAACAGTGGCTATGAAGTGGAAGAGTTTGAGTGTGGAGCGACATTGTTTGAACGTCTGGAGCAAAAAGTACCGGATCTTATGATTTTAGATATCATGCTGCCGGGTGAGGATGGTTTGGAAATCCTGACAAAAGTGCGTGCAAATGAGCGTACGGCGCAGGTTCCGATTATCATGGTAACAGCAAAAACTTCCGAATTAGATAAGGTAAAAGGCTTAGACCTTGGAGCGGATGATTATCTGACAAAGCCGTTCGGTGTGATGGAGCTGATTTCAAGAGTGCGTGCCTTGCTTCGCCGTGCACAGGCAAAACCACAGGTGGCATCCAAACTTACATATGGGGATATCGTTGTGGATAACGATCGCCATGCAGCGTATGTTTGTGGAGAAGTCTGTGAGCTGACGTACAAAGAATTTGAACTTTTAAAATATCTGATTTTAAACAAGGGAATTGTGTTATCCAGAAATAAGATTATGGATCAGGTATGGGGATTTGATTACGAAGGAGAAAGCCGTACGGTCGACATGCATATTAAGACGCTCCGTCAGAAGCTAGGCGAGAGTGGAAGCTGTATCAAAACCGTCCGTAACGTAGGGTATATGATATCATGA
- a CDS encoding substrate-binding domain-containing protein, whose translation MKKLMCMLVTGMLAVGMLTGCGSSAADTTTDKQTEAAATDAGTDEKDAASDFDADEYISVVSREDGSGTRGAFIELFGVEEKDADGNKIDNTTEEANITNSTEVMLTTVAGNDYAIGYVSLGSLNDTVKAVKIDGAEASVENIKNGSYTIQRPFNIATNGKVSDVAQDFINYIMSADGQKVIEDNGYISVDDSAAAFETSGAEGKIVIAGSSSVTPVMEKLVEAYKKVNTGADIEIQESDSTTGMTAAIDGTCDIGMASRELKDSETEAGLTATSIALDGIAVIVNQNNPVEDLSSDTVKGIYVGDITEWSAVQ comes from the coding sequence ATGAAAAAATTAATGTGTATGTTAGTGACAGGAATGTTGGCAGTCGGAATGTTGACTGGATGCGGCTCAAGTGCAGCAGATACAACAACAGACAAGCAGACAGAAGCTGCAGCAACAGATGCAGGTACAGATGAAAAAGACGCAGCAAGCGATTTTGATGCAGACGAGTACATTAGTGTAGTATCCAGAGAAGATGGTTCCGGTACAAGAGGAGCATTCATCGAACTTTTCGGAGTAGAAGAAAAAGACGCTGATGGAAATAAAATTGATAACACAACAGAGGAAGCAAATATTACAAACAGTACAGAAGTAATGCTTACAACAGTAGCTGGAAATGATTACGCAATCGGATATGTTTCCCTTGGTTCTTTAAACGACACTGTAAAAGCAGTTAAGATTGACGGTGCAGAAGCTTCCGTTGAGAACATCAAAAACGGTTCCTACACCATCCAGAGACCATTTAACATTGCAACAAACGGAAAAGTAAGCGACGTTGCACAGGACTTCATCAATTACATCATGAGTGCAGATGGACAGAAAGTAATCGAAGATAACGGATACATCTCCGTAGATGATTCAGCAGCAGCATTTGAGACATCCGGTGCAGAAGGAAAAATTGTCATTGCTGGTTCTTCTTCCGTAACACCTGTTATGGAAAAATTAGTAGAAGCTTACAAGAAAGTAAACACAGGTGCTGATATTGAGATTCAGGAAAGTGATTCTACAACAGGTATGACAGCAGCAATCGACGGAACATGTGACATCGGAATGGCTTCCCGTGAATTAAAAGATTCTGAAACAGAAGCTGGTCTTACAGCAACATCTATCGCATTAGACGGAATCGCAGTTATCGTAAACCAGAACAACCCAGTGGAAGACCTTTCCAGCGATACTGTAAAAGGAATCTATGTAGGCGACATCACAGAATGGTCAGCAGTACAGTAA